From Paenibacillus graminis:
AGCATTTCAGCTTTATCCACGCGCTCCCAAGGAAGATCAACATCCGTCCGTCCAAAATGACCATAAGCTGCAGTTTGTCTATAGAGTGGTTTGCGCAGATCCAGCATTGAGATAATACCGGCTGGACGTAGATCAAAATTGCTGCTGATCAGCTCAGCCAGCTTTTCTTCACTAATTTTGCCTGTTCCGTATGTATCTACATTAATCGAGACAGGGTTAGCTACACCAATCGCATACGCCAATTGAATCTCGCATTTGTCAGCAAGCCCGGCAGCCACTAGATTCTTAGCCACATAACGCGCTGCATAAGCGGCGGAACGGTCGACTTTGGTTGGATCTTTACCTGAAAAAGCTCCGCCTCCGTGACGGGCATACCCGCCATAGGTATCGACAATGATTTTGCGCCCGGTTAGACCGGCGTCTCCTTGCGGACCGCCAATGACGAAACGGCCAGTAGGGTTAATGAAATATTTAGTGTTCTCGTCAAGCAGCTCAGAAGGTACCACCGGCAAAATTACATATTCCTTAATGTCCGCCTGAATTTGTTCAAGTGAGATTTCTTCGGCATGCTGGGTAGAGACAACTATCGTATCCACGCGCACCGGTCTTTCATTATCATATTCAATAGTGACCTGGGTTTTGCCGTCCGGACGCAAATAATTAAGCGTTCCATCCTTGCGCACCTCAGAGAGGCGGCGGGCAATACGATGAGACAAGGCAATAGGCAGCGGCATTAATTCAGGCGTTTCATTTGTCGCAAAACCAAACATCAGCCCTTGGTCACCCGCACCAATATTCGCCGTTTCCTCGGCAACCTGTGCAGGGTCACGATTTTCCAATGCAGCGTTTACACCTTGTGCGATATCAGCCGATTGCTCATTCAGCGAGGTCAGCACTGCACAGGTATTATAGTCAAAACCATATTTTGCGCGGGTATAACCAATCTCTTTGAGTGTATTGCGCACAATTGCCGGGATATCTACATATTCCGACTTGGTGCTGATTTCCCCTATGACCAACACCAGACCAGTGGCAACAGCTACTTCACAGGCTACACGGGCATTGGGATCATTAGCCAAAAACGCATCAAGGACTGCATCGGATATCTGATCGCAGATCTTATCGGGATGCCCTTCTGTTACGGACTCTGAAGTAAACAAATGACGTCCTTTAATAGACAATACAACAACCTCCCATATTGTTAGTCTGACACTGTATAAGGGGATGCTTCAACGGCTGCCAGAACAGATGAATTTTGTAATGATAGAACTAGCAGATCCGCTTCCAACTAGAATTAATCCATTCCCCAGACTCAATAATCATAGTTGATATTGTCAGATAAGTTCAAAAAATGAACCTTTTCCGATTGGAAAAGGTTTATGGCTTTCCACAAAAGTCATATTATCTTATTTACCGGATGGTGTCAATTCAACCCATTCTTATTTAAAAAGAGACTGTTCGGCCTGCTTCACAAGCCTCTTGGTAATTTCCCCTCCAACAGATCCATTGTCCCGGGAAGTGAGATGTCCCAGATACGGAGAACCATACCCCATCGAGCTGCCTGTTACCCCAAACTCAGAAGCAAATTCAGTATCAGCCCCTCCGCCATAAGAAGCACCATATAAACCAAACTCAGAAGCAATCTCGTACTGCATTTGTTTCAGCATTGCCCGGCTTTCCGGTACCACAGTGCGATTATTACGTGCCATGTCTATTGCACCTCCTGAAGATTTTAAGAATACAGGAGTATTGTGTGCCGGGGTTGCTGCATTCAGTCGTATCAATCTTTGTTAACAGTGGTAATGAGTGCCGCTCAGGTATGATTTTTGCTTAAACAGGCAACATTATTATAGAAGCAGGTCATGTCGGATCATATGATAAACGATTATTTTAATGTATATCCACCACGAACCAGTACGACAAGTCCTAACTTCTGACCATCTTGTACATTGATCCCCCGCCCATCGCGAGGAAAAGATAATAGATGATTCATGGGAGCAGCTTGTCCATTGGCCAGATCCTTGCCATCAGTCAAATCAGCTACACCATTAGCCGCCTCCGAAAAAATCACGGCTTTGCCTGCACGTACAATAAATTCAGCACCGGCAGATCCCATTAAAGTCTGTCCTGGTTTGACATCTACAATCACAGCTTCGTTACTGTTGGCAGGAGCAGATGTCTGCGGACTTGATGATGAAGTGGCCGTTGGTGCCGGGGATGCGGTAGCAGTGGCTACTGGAGGGCTCGTTGCAGCTGTTCCGCCCCCTAATGCTTTCTGAATCTGTTGATCTACATAACTCTTGGTGACAACCGGATCATCTGCTGTACCTGGCTGATTCCCTACACTTGCACCTTCAGCTGTAAGATTCATCAGTGATCCCGCCCATACTGCTCCACCCAACAAGACCACTGCCATCGTTACTTTCATTGCTGATTTCATTGCTTTCCTCCTTCAGGGATGGAAAATGATTAAAAAAAAGAATAGCCTCCGAAGAGGCTATTCTTTGCTTCGGTAATACACGAGGAACAGTATTATTTACCGGATACTTCAGTACCAGTAGTAACTTTGTTATTCTCGATGTCAGTGAAGTCTGCAGTGTCTTTAACCTTAACTGTAATTACGTTAATGTTGTTAGCGTTAAGGTCTTGAGCACCGGAAGATGCAGTAGCATCAATGTCCTTCTTATTGAATGTAACATACCATTTATCGGTGCTATTACCAACCTTATCAAAGGTCATAGGTTTGATTGGGGTATTGTTAATGCTGAACAGCAAATCATCTGCTGTAATATTTTTAACATTCTCAGAGAAGGTTACAATCAGAACTGCCGAGTCAGTAGACGATACAGCAGCAGAGGTGAGCTTAGGAGCTACAGTGTCAAACAGTTTGATGGCTACTTCATTGTGAGCTTCAACTCCATTACCAGCAGTATCGGCCACACCATTAGCCAAGAACTTGTAGTCCTTAGTTTCACTGATTGAAGACTTCGGAATCCGGATTTGTGCAACTCTTGTAGTAGCATTGTCAGCAGCTGCTTTAAGTGTAACGTAAGCAGTTGTAGGCAACGCTTTGCTGTCCATTGTGTAGCTGTTGCGATCAGTCAGGGAAGCAATACTTACTCCTGAATTGTCACTTACAGTTACTTCAATGATATACTCAGTAGAATCATTTGGACCGTATACGATGCTGGTAACTTTAGGTCTGTCGGAATCGGAAGAAGTAGTGCTTCCTGTAATCGCAACAGTTGTTGCAACCAGCTTATTCTTGGCAAAGCTTGCATCAGTTACCAGACCTTCTGGCAGACGCAGAGTGTGTGCACCCACAACACCAGCCGGTGTAGCATAAGTCAAAGATTTACCATCTTTGGATCTTACAACTGGGTTAGAGTTGAGCGAAGTACCAACACCTGTGGAATCTTTAATCAATGTAAGGCCAGACACACCAGCTACAGGGTTCACTTCTTCGGAGAACTTGACAACCAGTCCGCTGCCGCTCTTGTAAGTGATACTTGTTACGGTTGGAGCCACAGTGTCTTTAGTGAAGGTAATAGGTTGAGTCACTGCAGTACCCAGGTTGTTGCCAACGGTATCACGAACAGTTGCACCGAATACGATGCTACCTGTGAAAGTACCAGTGGATGGCAACGATCCAAGTGGGCTATCCAGTTTGAACGTTTTAGTGTCGCTTGTAGTGTTGATTTTGAATACCCCGATGCTCACTCCGTTGGCATCCAGCAAACGAACATTACCCACCAGTGAATTGTAATCCACTGCTTTGTTGAATACAACTTCAACAGCCTTGTCACCAATTGCAGTAACTTTTGTAACAACCGGTGCTTGAACATCAGAAGTTACTGTTACAGTTGTTTTAACTGGGTTTGGTGTAGCCAGGTTACCAGCGTAATCCGAGAGGTTAGTCAAGGACACATCATAAGACGTTCCGCTGTTCAGCGTGCCAGCAGTCAGTGTCACTTCATCCAATGGCTGGTAAGTGTCGCGAGTTACACTTGCAGCTGCACCGTTCACGTATGCAATCAATCCAGCTGTTTTAACTGGCTCGCTCAGCTTAACGTATACTTTATTTGTAGTTGTTTTTGCAACAGCAGATACAGAAACTACTGTTGGTGCAACAGTATCAGCAACAGGAAGCAGTTGAGTGAAAGCAGGGATTGCTTCACCAGCAGTTGTTCTGATTGTGTCGTTGATTACTACTGTGTAGTTAC
This genomic window contains:
- the metK gene encoding methionine adenosyltransferase, yielding MSIKGRHLFTSESVTEGHPDKICDQISDAVLDAFLANDPNARVACEVAVATGLVLVIGEISTKSEYVDIPAIVRNTLKEIGYTRAKYGFDYNTCAVLTSLNEQSADIAQGVNAALENRDPAQVAEETANIGAGDQGLMFGFATNETPELMPLPIALSHRIARRLSEVRKDGTLNYLRPDGKTQVTIEYDNERPVRVDTIVVSTQHAEEISLEQIQADIKEYVILPVVPSELLDENTKYFINPTGRFVIGGPQGDAGLTGRKIIVDTYGGYARHGGGAFSGKDPTKVDRSAAYAARYVAKNLVAAGLADKCEIQLAYAIGVANPVSINVDTYGTGKISEEKLAELISSNFDLRPAGIISMLDLRKPLYRQTAAYGHFGRTDVDLPWERVDKAEMLRGQAGL
- a CDS encoding alpha/beta-type small acid-soluble spore protein encodes the protein MARNNRTVVPESRAMLKQMQYEIASEFGLYGASYGGGADTEFASEFGVTGSSMGYGSPYLGHLTSRDNGSVGGEITKRLVKQAEQSLFK
- a CDS encoding S-layer homology domain-containing protein produces the protein MSDMSYPTKEESQFMNVQGGEKKVMKKILSVALSTAMAFSMFASVAFGETATTPQAKFDALAAKGILNGYPDGQAHLEKDLTRAEFAKIVTKLFGLTEVTGKLSYKDKGYTAKNWAVPYIEAVTAAGYMQGQDTVKGLFNYNGKVTVQEVAAVLFRALKLEQPATTDNSASAWAKGYAQAVINAGLVAQTTNFKGNATRSLVVETAYAVDQKTVAPTLTVTSAEAVSPTKVVVTFSDKTTANVDLTTALVAGVETTINFKHLEKDYTAKVTLQAPKVVSVTAPNAKQVVVKFNRAIDPETLVETNTLIEGVVKVTEVGKTVDVAKDAKVVISDDATQATISLDGNTFLKGNYTVVINDTIRTTAGEAIPAFTQLLPVADTVAPTVVSVSAVAKTTTNKVYVKLSEPVKTAGLIAYVNGAAASVTRDTYQPLDEVTLTAGTLNSGTSYDVSLTNLSDYAGNLATPNPVKTTVTVTSDVQAPVVTKVTAIGDKAVEVVFNKAVDYNSLVGNVRLLDANGVSIGVFKINTTSDTKTFKLDSPLGSLPSTGTFTGSIVFGATVRDTVGNNLGTAVTQPITFTKDTVAPTVTSITYKSGSGLVVKFSEEVNPVAGVSGLTLIKDSTGVGTSLNSNPVVRSKDGKSLTYATPAGVVGAHTLRLPEGLVTDASFAKNKLVATTVAITGSTTSSDSDRPKVTSIVYGPNDSTEYIIEVTVSDNSGVSIASLTDRNSYTMDSKALPTTAYVTLKAAADNATTRVAQIRIPKSSISETKDYKFLANGVADTAGNGVEAHNEVAIKLFDTVAPKLTSAAVSSTDSAVLIVTFSENVKNITADDLLFSINNTPIKPMTFDKVGNSTDKWYVTFNKKDIDATASSGAQDLNANNINVITVKVKDTADFTDIENNKVTTGTEVSGK